A part of Methanomassiliicoccales archaeon genomic DNA contains:
- a CDS encoding ribosome biogenesis/translation initiation ATPase RLI — MRIAVLLKDRCQPKKCNAECQRYCPKVRTGVEAVLMGENGKPQISEELCAGCGICTHKCPFEAIKIIGLPDELLDDLVHQYGENSFRLYRLPVPKKGVVTGILGPNGIGKSTSFKMLSGELVPNLGRFDSPPTKDEVLDHFSGSEVHDYLKAVYEKRYRTSLKPQYVDRLPMVFKGPVSDLLKKVEERMSLEEAVSLLDLEEAVRRNMTDLSGGELQRVAMAATIMKDADIYFFDEPSSYLDIYQRIKVAKMIESMAKEKNVVVIEHDLAILDFLAENVYLVFGSEGAYGVFSQPRQVRTAINVYLDGYAKEENIRFRDYPIRFESHPPRDNWQQIDLLEYGELGCDFPAFKLTVEPGSIKIGETVGVVGPNAIGKTTFVKMLAGVLVPTRGKLDRVVKVSYKPQYISADFDGTVIDLFNSYVKDFFESGFFQTEIAHPLNLKPLLEKNVKTLSGGELQRVAIALCLSRDADIYLLDEPSAYLDSNQRMEGAKTIRRTMEKRGRSAMVVDHDIYFLDMVSDSIMVFDGRPGFEGRGKGPFDMRQGMNMFLQRVDITFRRDNDTNRPRINKPGSRLDREQKGKGEFYYSQ; from the coding sequence ATGCGAATCGCCGTCCTGCTAAAGGACCGCTGTCAACCGAAGAAATGCAATGCGGAATGCCAGAGATATTGCCCAAAGGTGAGGACTGGTGTAGAGGCGGTCCTTATGGGCGAGAACGGCAAGCCCCAGATCTCGGAAGAGCTCTGTGCAGGGTGCGGCATCTGCACACATAAGTGCCCGTTCGAGGCCATCAAGATCATTGGTCTCCCAGATGAGCTGCTAGATGATTTGGTCCACCAATATGGTGAGAACTCTTTCAGGCTTTATCGGTTACCTGTTCCGAAAAAAGGGGTGGTCACAGGTATCTTGGGCCCCAATGGTATAGGAAAATCGACGTCGTTCAAGATGTTGTCCGGAGAATTGGTCCCGAATCTAGGAAGATTCGATTCCCCTCCGACGAAGGATGAGGTGCTTGACCATTTCTCAGGGTCAGAGGTCCATGATTACCTTAAGGCGGTCTATGAAAAAAGATATCGGACGTCCTTGAAGCCCCAGTACGTCGATAGGCTGCCCATGGTCTTCAAGGGGCCTGTCTCTGACCTTTTGAAAAAGGTCGAGGAGAGAATGTCGCTGGAGGAGGCGGTCTCACTTTTAGATCTGGAAGAGGCTGTTAGACGCAATATGACAGACCTGTCTGGAGGGGAGCTGCAGAGGGTGGCCATGGCAGCCACCATAATGAAAGATGCTGACATATATTTCTTTGACGAACCATCCTCCTATCTGGATATTTACCAGAGGATAAAGGTCGCTAAGATGATCGAATCTATGGCAAAGGAAAAGAACGTGGTGGTCATCGAGCATGACCTGGCGATCCTGGACTTCTTGGCCGAGAATGTCTATCTGGTCTTCGGGTCAGAGGGGGCCTATGGTGTCTTCTCTCAGCCGAGGCAGGTGAGAACGGCGATCAACGTATATCTCGACGGCTATGCAAAGGAGGAGAACATAAGATTCCGGGATTACCCGATAAGGTTCGAGAGCCATCCACCAAGAGACAACTGGCAGCAGATAGACCTTTTAGAATATGGAGAACTGGGGTGTGATTTTCCAGCCTTCAAGCTAACAGTTGAACCAGGTTCGATCAAGATAGGAGAGACGGTCGGGGTCGTGGGACCAAACGCCATAGGAAAGACGACCTTCGTCAAGATGCTCGCAGGGGTTTTAGTGCCTACAAGGGGAAAGCTGGATCGGGTGGTCAAGGTCAGCTATAAGCCTCAGTATATATCGGCTGATTTTGATGGTACTGTTATAGATCTTTTCAACTCATATGTTAAGGATTTCTTCGAGTCAGGATTCTTCCAGACCGAGATAGCACATCCTCTGAACCTCAAACCGTTATTGGAGAAGAATGTCAAGACCTTGTCAGGGGGTGAGCTGCAGAGGGTCGCGATAGCATTGTGTCTTTCCAGGGATGCAGACATCTACCTCCTTGATGAACCATCGGCCTATCTAGATTCCAACCAGAGGATGGAGGGGGCAAAGACAATAAGGAGGACGATGGAGAAGCGTGGACGCAGCGCGATGGTCGTTGACCATGACATCTATTTCCTGGATATGGTATCAGACTCAATAATGGTCTTCGATGGAAGGCCTGGCTTCGAAGGGCGCGGGAAAGGTCCTTTCGATATGCGTCAAGGAATGAACATGTTCCTGCAACGGGTCGATATCACGTTCAGACGTGATAATGACACCAACAGACCAAGGATAAACAAACCGGGCTCTAGGCTGGATAGGGAGCAGAAAGGCAAGGGAGAGTTCTATTATTCACAATGA
- the metG gene encoding methionine--tRNA ligase: protein MAKILVCVAWPYSNSAIHLGHVAGSLLPPDIFSKYHRLRGDDVLMVSGSDQHGTPVTVTAEMEGTTPEVVAERYHEINKKAIEDLRIGFSLFTKTHTQNHFEVVHDVFLRLLEKGYLYKKATMQYYCPKCAKFLPDRYVEGTCKKCRNERSRGDQCESCGTTFEPGELSNAKCTNCGTEPELRESEHFFLRLSEFQQPLLEYVKDKDHWRANTQLFTHNWLEAGLKDRAITRDMSWGVSVPVQGYEGKVIYVWFEAVIGYLSASKEWAQKIGDPDAWKAYWTDPDVRSYYFLGKDNIPFHTIIWPAILMGYDGLNLPYDVPANEYLTFKGEKFSKSRGVGIDVPSILKKFDADLVRYYLAANMPEGKDTDFSWDDFDTKINNELVATLGNYYHRVLSFTHKNFGKVPPMTAEVKVKEAMEVRATIDQCKNDVESLLSTCQFKKALKAIMDLAQFGNRFFDSVAPWGLIKTDREKCGALLNLNLVIVKALTIMSYPFLPRSADEAWSMLGEKGQIGKGSWNEIGSEMKEGQSLELPHPLFTKIVVEKESNIFQEFSRLNLRVAEIKQVSDHPNAEKLYVLKLDAGKEVQLVAGIKAYYRPEELIGKKIVYVSNLQPAKLRGIESQGMILAAEAGDKVYVLTPSGDAAPGDPVNSGMVQSEKLLSFSDFQKLILRTGHVTSDGDVDIGRSLRVKFPDQGKIPPQVAVFLPSEGSNEGLPLYTDKGVLITVDGELQNGAKVR, encoded by the coding sequence ATGGCAAAGATATTGGTATGTGTGGCTTGGCCCTATTCAAACAGTGCGATCCACCTCGGGCATGTGGCTGGTTCTCTCCTGCCCCCCGACATTTTTTCAAAATATCATCGATTGAGAGGTGACGACGTGCTGATGGTATCTGGGTCCGACCAGCATGGAACCCCTGTCACCGTCACGGCCGAGATGGAGGGCACCACCCCTGAGGTCGTGGCCGAAAGATATCATGAGATCAACAAAAAGGCGATCGAGGACCTAAGGATCGGCTTCAGCTTGTTCACCAAGACCCACACTCAGAACCATTTCGAGGTCGTGCATGATGTTTTCTTACGTCTTCTGGAGAAGGGCTATCTTTACAAAAAGGCAACAATGCAGTACTATTGTCCCAAGTGCGCGAAGTTCCTTCCGGACAGATATGTCGAGGGCACATGTAAGAAATGCAGAAATGAAAGATCAAGAGGAGATCAATGTGAGAGCTGTGGCACGACCTTTGAACCAGGGGAGCTCAGCAACGCAAAGTGCACGAACTGTGGGACCGAGCCTGAGCTCAGGGAATCTGAGCACTTCTTCCTGAGGCTCAGTGAATTCCAACAGCCACTTTTAGAGTATGTCAAGGACAAGGACCATTGGAGGGCGAACACCCAGCTCTTCACGCATAATTGGTTGGAAGCAGGCCTTAAGGACAGAGCGATCACAAGGGACATGTCTTGGGGGGTCAGCGTCCCGGTCCAAGGATATGAGGGCAAGGTCATCTACGTCTGGTTCGAGGCGGTGATAGGGTATTTGAGCGCCTCAAAGGAGTGGGCCCAAAAAATTGGGGACCCAGATGCCTGGAAGGCGTATTGGACCGACCCTGATGTCAGAAGTTATTATTTCCTTGGTAAGGACAACATTCCTTTCCATACGATAATTTGGCCAGCTATCTTAATGGGATATGACGGCCTGAACCTCCCTTACGATGTTCCAGCGAACGAATATCTGACATTCAAAGGAGAAAAGTTCTCGAAGAGCAGGGGGGTAGGCATAGATGTCCCGAGCATCCTCAAGAAGTTCGATGCCGACCTTGTCAGGTATTATCTCGCTGCCAATATGCCTGAGGGCAAGGACACCGATTTCTCTTGGGATGATTTCGACACAAAGATCAATAATGAGCTCGTGGCCACATTGGGAAATTACTACCATCGGGTGCTCAGTTTCACACACAAGAATTTTGGAAAGGTCCCCCCGATGACCGCAGAAGTAAAGGTCAAAGAAGCGATGGAGGTGAGGGCGACGATTGACCAATGTAAGAACGACGTCGAAAGCCTCCTTTCCACCTGCCAGTTCAAGAAAGCCCTAAAGGCCATAATGGACCTTGCCCAATTTGGTAATAGATTCTTTGATTCCGTTGCCCCTTGGGGCCTGATAAAGACCGATAGGGAAAAATGCGGGGCGCTCCTGAACTTGAACCTGGTCATTGTCAAGGCATTGACCATCATGAGCTATCCGTTCCTTCCACGCTCCGCAGATGAGGCCTGGTCTATGTTAGGGGAAAAGGGTCAGATTGGAAAGGGGTCTTGGAATGAGATAGGGTCTGAGATGAAAGAGGGTCAGAGCCTTGAATTACCACACCCCCTATTCACCAAGATCGTCGTGGAGAAAGAATCGAACATATTCCAGGAGTTTTCGAGATTGAACCTGCGCGTGGCAGAGATAAAGCAGGTTTCCGACCATCCGAACGCCGAGAAGCTATACGTATTAAAGCTGGATGCTGGGAAAGAGGTACAGCTCGTTGCTGGAATAAAGGCCTACTATAGGCCAGAGGAGCTCATAGGGAAAAAGATAGTCTACGTCTCGAACCTGCAACCGGCCAAGCTGCGAGGGATCGAATCCCAAGGGATGATTCTTGCCGCCGAGGCGGGAGATAAAGTATATGTGCTGACACCTTCCGGCGATGCTGCGCCTGGGGACCCAGTGAACAGTGGTATGGTCCAGTCAGAGAAACTTCTCAGCTTCTCGGATTTCCAGAAATTGATATTGAGGACCGGACACGTCACATCGGATGGGGATGTCGATATAGGAAGGTCGCTGAGGGTCAAGTTCCCTGACCAAGGGAAGATCCCACCACAGGTTGCGGTGTTCTTACCCAGCGAGGGCTCGAACGAGGGTCTTCCGTTGTATACGGATAAAGGGGTATTGATAACCGTGGATGGTGAGCTTCAAAACGGGGCAAAGGTAAGATGA
- a CDS encoding PHP domain-containing protein translates to MRFDLHVHTDHSSDSENSVRDIVRILKAKGFSGAVFLDHNSSEGGKEALSIGDKEFVVIPGIEVSSSEGHILALNIIEPVPRDMGVAETIDKIHELGGIAVAPHPYRYWSGLGEENVLRNDFDAIEGINARSSPGSNKKAMRLAKKMNLPAVAGSDSHNNESLGDAYTVFPEGTDSAEKAIEAIVAGSIEVYGNSRTKRRTVAYVSKSVTEWLGRGMKKM, encoded by the coding sequence ATGAGGTTCGATTTGCACGTCCATACCGACCACTCCTCTGACAGCGAGAACTCGGTCAGGGACATAGTCAGGATACTCAAGGCCAAGGGTTTCTCGGGTGCGGTGTTCCTAGACCACAATAGCTCCGAGGGCGGAAAGGAGGCGCTATCAATAGGGGACAAAGAATTCGTCGTTATACCAGGCATAGAGGTGAGCTCATCAGAGGGACATATACTGGCTTTGAACATCATCGAACCTGTCCCAAGAGACATGGGGGTCGCTGAGACAATCGATAAGATCCATGAGCTGGGTGGTATCGCGGTTGCACCTCATCCATATCGGTATTGGTCTGGTCTGGGTGAGGAGAACGTCCTTCGAAATGATTTTGATGCGATCGAAGGGATCAATGCAAGGTCGAGCCCTGGATCAAACAAAAAAGCAATGAGACTTGCGAAAAAAATGAATTTACCTGCCGTGGCAGGCTCTGATTCACATAACAATGAATCATTGGGAGATGCTTACACGGTTTTCCCAGAAGGGACCGACTCTGCCGAAAAGGCCATCGAGGCGATAGTCGCTGGGAGCATCGAGGTCTATGGCAACAGCAGGACAAAGAGACGCACAGTGGCATATGTCAGTAAATCTGTGACCGAATGGCTTGGTCGCGGGATGAAGAAGATGTGA